From one Streptomyces sp. N50 genomic stretch:
- a CDS encoding ABC transporter ATP-binding protein encodes MTTHAQGTPVTGSLLHSAVRAAGVRCVALGAVSTASTAAALLLPAVLGRTLDHLLAHAPAARWVWGCAGLVLLIGVLDACGTVLGGTVTAGSTAWLRRRVTGHVLALGPRANSRFGAGELVARLVGNAAQAGTAPGAVAALLAALAGPVGGVVALALIDPWLAAVFLAGAPLLTFLLRAFARDTSECVTRYQQVQGRMASALAEAMSGFRTIQAAGTADRETARILRPLPELSRAGHRMWRVQGRAAAQAVTVAPLLQLAVVAVAGYRLTRHALTVGDVLAASRYAVLATGVGVLVGQLSGLLRAKAATRRLDEILAEPAPTHGHRQLPPGPGHLELRGVTVRQGERTVLSDIDLVIPGGTTLAVVGRSGAGKSLLAAIAGRLTDPDAGEVLLDGVPLHTLRHDELRDAIGYAFDRPALLGTTMEDTIAFGLRSPSPAGIRDAAEKAHADTFIRRLPHGYATPVADAPHSGGESQRLGLARAFAHEGRVLILDDALSSLDTITEHRITRSLTGPDSNGTRLLIAHRAATAARADLVAWLDGGRVRAVGAHAELWGVAGYRGVFGEGDEIGVGVEKVRGAEGSGRGLRGEPRGAEGGAG; translated from the coding sequence ATGACGACGCACGCCCAAGGCACCCCGGTGACCGGTTCGTTGCTGCACTCGGCCGTCCGCGCGGCCGGCGTGCGCTGTGTGGCACTGGGCGCCGTCAGTACGGCGTCCACGGCGGCCGCGCTGCTGCTGCCCGCCGTGCTGGGCCGGACCCTGGACCACCTGTTGGCACACGCCCCGGCGGCGCGCTGGGTGTGGGGGTGCGCGGGGCTGGTCCTGCTGATCGGGGTGCTGGACGCGTGCGGGACGGTGCTCGGCGGCACGGTCACGGCCGGGTCGACGGCATGGCTGCGCCGACGTGTCACCGGGCATGTACTGGCTCTCGGCCCGCGCGCCAACTCCCGTTTCGGTGCCGGGGAGTTGGTGGCCCGGCTGGTGGGGAACGCCGCGCAGGCCGGGACGGCGCCGGGTGCGGTGGCCGCGCTGCTGGCGGCGCTGGCGGGACCGGTCGGAGGCGTGGTCGCGCTGGCGTTGATCGACCCGTGGCTGGCGGCCGTGTTCCTGGCCGGGGCGCCGCTCCTCACCTTCCTCCTCCGCGCCTTCGCCCGGGACACCTCGGAGTGCGTGACGCGGTACCAACAGGTCCAGGGCCGGATGGCGTCGGCGCTCGCGGAGGCGATGAGCGGCTTCCGTACGATCCAGGCGGCGGGCACGGCGGACCGCGAGACGGCACGGATCCTGCGCCCGCTGCCCGAACTCTCCCGCGCGGGCCACCGCATGTGGCGGGTACAGGGACGGGCCGCAGCACAGGCGGTCACCGTGGCGCCCCTCCTCCAACTGGCCGTAGTTGCCGTGGCGGGCTACCGGCTGACGAGGCACGCTCTGACGGTGGGCGACGTGCTGGCCGCGTCCCGATATGCGGTGCTGGCAACAGGTGTTGGGGTACTGGTCGGCCAACTCTCAGGCCTGCTCCGCGCGAAGGCAGCGACCCGGCGCCTGGACGAGATCCTCGCCGAACCGGCCCCCACCCACGGACACCGCCAACTCCCGCCGGGCCCCGGCCACTTGGAGCTGCGCGGCGTGACCGTCCGGCAAGGCGAACGAACTGTCCTGTCCGACATCGACCTGGTGATCCCCGGCGGCACGACCCTCGCCGTCGTCGGCCGTTCCGGTGCCGGCAAGTCCCTCCTCGCGGCGATCGCGGGCCGCCTGACCGACCCGGACGCGGGCGAGGTCCTCCTCGACGGCGTCCCGCTCCACACCCTGCGCCACGACGAGCTCCGCGACGCGATCGGCTACGCCTTCGACCGCCCGGCCCTGCTCGGCACGACGATGGAGGACACGATCGCGTTCGGCCTGCGGTCGCCGTCGCCCGCCGGGATCCGGGATGCGGCGGAAAAAGCGCACGCGGATACGTTCATCCGCCGCCTCCCCCACGGCTACGCCACCCCCGTCGCCGACGCCCCCCACTCCGGCGGCGAGTCCCAACGCCTCGGCCTGGCAAGGGCGTTCGCCCACGAGGGCCGCGTCCTGATCCTCGACGACGCCCTCTCCAGCCTCGACACGATCACCGAACACCGGATCACCAGGTCCCTCACGGGCCCGGACTCCAACGGCACCCGCCTCCTCATCGCCCACCGCGCGGCCACGGCGGCCCGCGCGGACCTGGTGGCGTGGTTGGACGGGGGGCGGGTGCGGGCGGTGGGGGCGCATGCGGAGTTGTGGGGGGTGGCGGGGTACCGGGGGGTGTTCGGGGAGGGGGATGAGATCGGCGTAGGGGTGGAGAAGGTGCGGGGTGCGGAGGGATCGGGGAGAGGCTTGCGTGGAGAGCCTCGGGGCGCAGAGGGCGGGGCGGGCTGA
- the rfbC gene encoding dTDP-4-dehydrorhamnose 3,5-epimerase, whose amino-acid sequence MRSLGIEGAWVLEPKVFPDDRGSFHEWYRGEEFREATGYDLALSQANCSVSRRGVVRGVHFSDVPPSQAKYVKCVRGAVLDVIVDIRVGSPTFGQWEAVRLDDETKHAVFLAEGLGHAFMALTDDATVVYLCSTGYSPGREHGINPLDPALGIAWPEGFEPVLSDKDAEAPTLAEAEQSGLLPSYADCSAYYERLRSGQLSD is encoded by the coding sequence GTGCGATCACTGGGGATTGAAGGCGCCTGGGTCCTGGAACCCAAGGTCTTCCCTGACGACCGGGGCAGTTTCCACGAGTGGTACCGCGGTGAGGAGTTCCGCGAGGCCACCGGGTACGACCTGGCTCTGTCCCAGGCCAACTGCTCGGTCTCGCGGCGCGGTGTGGTGCGCGGAGTGCACTTCTCCGACGTGCCGCCGAGCCAGGCCAAGTACGTGAAGTGTGTGCGCGGAGCCGTCCTCGACGTGATCGTGGACATCCGCGTCGGCTCTCCCACGTTCGGTCAGTGGGAGGCCGTCCGGCTGGACGACGAGACCAAGCACGCCGTGTTCCTCGCGGAGGGTCTGGGGCACGCGTTCATGGCCCTGACCGACGACGCGACGGTCGTGTACCTGTGCTCGACGGGGTACTCCCCCGGCCGTGAGCACGGGATCAACCCGCTCGACCCGGCGCTCGGCATCGCCTGGCCCGAGGGTTTCGAGCCGGTGCTGTCCGACAAGGACGCGGAGGCGCCGACACTGGCAGAGGCGGAGCAGTCAGGACTTCTTCCGTCCTACGCGGACTGCTCCGCCTACTACGAGCGACTGCGGAGTGGGCAGCTCAGCGACTGA
- a CDS encoding glucose-1-phosphate thymidylyltransferase: protein MKALVLSGGTGSRLRPITHTSAKQLVPVANKAVLFYGLESLADAGITEVGIIVGDTAAEIEEAVGDGSKFGLKITYIPQDRPLGLAHAVLIAREYLGDDDFVMYLGDNFIVGGITGLVEGFQANKPDAQILLTHVPDPRSFGVAELSESGQVIGLEEKPEHPKSDLALVGVYLFTPAIHDAVRAIKPSWRGELEITHAIQQLIDDGADVRSSVIHGYWKDTGNVVDMLEVNRTVLESMDRRIDGDVDDVSETIGRVVIEEGARIERSRIVGPVVIGAGTVVSDSYVGPFTSVAENCRITDSELEFSIVLQDSSIAGVGRIESSLIGKHVEVTPAPGVPSAHRLVLGDHSKVQIRS, encoded by the coding sequence ATGAAGGCTCTCGTTCTCTCCGGCGGCACTGGATCCCGCCTGAGGCCGATCACACACACATCGGCAAAACAGCTCGTCCCGGTGGCCAACAAGGCCGTCCTTTTCTACGGGCTCGAATCGCTCGCCGACGCGGGAATCACCGAGGTCGGCATCATCGTCGGTGACACCGCGGCGGAGATCGAGGAGGCGGTGGGTGACGGGTCGAAGTTCGGCCTGAAGATCACCTACATCCCGCAGGACCGTCCCCTCGGACTGGCCCACGCCGTACTGATCGCGCGCGAGTACCTCGGCGACGACGACTTCGTGATGTACCTCGGTGACAACTTCATCGTCGGCGGCATCACCGGTCTCGTCGAGGGCTTCCAGGCCAACAAGCCCGACGCGCAGATCCTCCTCACCCACGTGCCCGACCCGCGCTCCTTCGGCGTCGCCGAGCTCAGCGAGTCCGGCCAGGTCATCGGCCTGGAGGAGAAGCCGGAGCACCCCAAGAGCGACCTCGCTCTGGTCGGTGTCTACCTCTTCACGCCCGCCATCCACGACGCCGTGCGCGCCATCAAGCCGTCCTGGCGCGGCGAGCTCGAGATCACCCACGCCATCCAGCAGCTGATCGACGACGGCGCCGACGTGCGCTCCTCGGTCATCCACGGCTACTGGAAGGACACGGGCAACGTCGTCGACATGCTCGAGGTCAACCGGACCGTCCTGGAGAGCATGGACCGCCGCATCGACGGCGACGTCGACGACGTGTCCGAGACCATCGGCCGCGTGGTGATCGAGGAGGGCGCGCGCATCGAGCGTTCGCGCATCGTCGGACCCGTCGTCATCGGGGCCGGCACGGTCGTGAGCGACTCCTACGTCGGACCGTTCACCTCGGTCGCGGAGAACTGCCGGATCACCGACAGTGAGCTGGAGTTCTCCATAGTGCTGCAGGACTCGTCCATCGCCGGGGTGGGCCGGATCGAGTCCTCGCTCATCGGCAAGCACGTCGAAGTGACCCCCGCTCCGGGGGTACCCAGCGCCCACCGCCTCGTTCTCGGAGACCACAGCAAGGTGCAGATCCGTTCATGA
- the rfbD gene encoding dTDP-4-dehydrorhamnose reductase yields MKWLVTGAGGMLGHDVLDELARRGEQSVGLDRAALDITDPASVDRAFAEHHPDVVVNCAAYTAVDDAETDEERALRINGEGPRLLARACAASGARLVHVSTDYVFDGEARSTPYPENHSTAPRTAYGRTKLAGEQAVLAELPGNSAVVRTAWLYGACGGNFVRTMIELEARRDTLDVVDDQHGQPTWTADVAVRIADLGERIGQVEGAHGVFHATSSGETSWHGLAQEVFRLIDADPERVRPTTSAAFVRPAPRPAYSALGHERWREVGLEPPRDWRSALHEALPHIRKEISS; encoded by the coding sequence ATGAAGTGGCTGGTCACCGGTGCCGGCGGGATGCTCGGCCACGACGTCCTGGACGAACTCGCCCGGCGCGGTGAGCAGTCCGTCGGTCTCGACCGCGCCGCCCTGGACATCACCGACCCCGCGTCGGTGGACCGGGCGTTCGCGGAACACCACCCCGACGTGGTGGTGAACTGCGCGGCGTACACCGCCGTCGACGACGCCGAGACCGACGAGGAGCGGGCCCTTCGCATCAACGGCGAGGGGCCCCGGCTCCTGGCCCGCGCCTGCGCCGCCTCGGGCGCGCGGCTGGTGCACGTCTCCACCGACTACGTCTTCGACGGCGAGGCCCGCAGCACGCCGTACCCGGAGAATCACTCCACCGCCCCGCGCACCGCCTACGGCCGGACCAAACTCGCTGGCGAGCAGGCCGTGTTGGCCGAACTGCCCGGTAACAGCGCGGTTGTCCGAACGGCTTGGCTGTACGGAGCCTGTGGGGGTAACTTCGTCCGCACAATGATCGAGCTGGAGGCGCGGCGCGACACTCTCGACGTCGTCGACGACCAGCACGGTCAACCGACCTGGACCGCCGACGTCGCCGTGCGGATCGCCGATCTCGGCGAGCGCATCGGCCAAGTCGAAGGCGCGCACGGGGTGTTCCACGCGACCAGCTCCGGCGAGACCAGCTGGCACGGTCTCGCACAGGAGGTGTTCCGGCTCATCGACGCCGACCCGGAGCGCGTCCGCCCCACCACGAGCGCGGCCTTCGTCCGTCCCGCGCCCCGCCCCGCCTACAGCGCCCTCGGGCACGAGCGGTGGCGGGAGGTCGGTCTGGAACCGCCGAGGGACTGGCGGTCCGCCCTGCACGAAGCACTTCCTCACATCCGCAAGGAGATTTCTTCGTGA
- a CDS encoding SpoIIE family protein phosphatase, which translates to MVSEGTEGRGTRTLRAELALKTLTVDLDPRERLRRVLEQALVFAGASFAGVYTPGDDADLLCLAESVGVPRTLYGLRDGYPAAGGSPVAEVRRAGHAVWLGPEELAAGGDARRLPSGEFHLAVLPVRGDRGGGCLLAVGERPDGFGTEDRACLALIAEAVAIPVPAESVAGEDVAAGAFDLAMDTGRVEVGGDVLELFGLGPGDFDGKVETLLGLTVPEDLPSLMSVVEADHMAIGDRELEFRVLQPSGTPKWLRLRGRLLPGGDGRPARLVGTVGAASQLRSGVNDVARVQRLAAALAMAGTVRDVSQAVVAALRKPLRADRIALAELEGDRLVVTVLDPPEPEAWPELWRLEWRSEWPDAPVRTMPTLAAALREGRAAIWPAGTDLEPALAEVGPGGLAVLPLSAGGRVSGACLIGWDDPHVFGPDERALLTASAGLAGQALMRAHAFDAEHELVGMLQRQLLPRRLPTLPGAVAVARYLPTTAGLEVGGDWYDVIPLPDNHVALVIGDVQGHNAGAATLMGQMRTALRAYAVEGHPPDVVVSHANRLLIDLETDLFATCCYVDVNLEEGSAWYVRAGHLPPVLRHPDGSTEIPYADGGPPLGVVTQADFPMSPLRLQPGTVVALTTDGLVESKEADIDEGLDRLAHGLAVSDPAHLGLVADALLGNARREDDVALLLMRYDGLATRPRRENWTVWRVPEAARHARRFTRRTLRTWGVTEETDTILLVVSELVTNALVHTDGPVRLDLTLVNRRFRVAVADSSPRTPVKPTSIGWEATGGRGILLVEAMSAAWGTVPVSGGKQVWAEIALDG; encoded by the coding sequence GTGGTCAGTGAGGGCACTGAGGGACGCGGAACGCGAACGCTGCGTGCCGAACTTGCCCTCAAGACGCTCACCGTCGATCTCGACCCCCGCGAACGGCTGCGCCGCGTCCTCGAACAGGCCCTCGTCTTCGCCGGTGCGAGCTTCGCCGGGGTGTACACACCCGGTGACGACGCCGACCTCCTGTGCCTGGCCGAGTCCGTCGGGGTGCCGCGCACGCTGTACGGGCTGCGGGACGGCTATCCGGCGGCCGGGGGATCACCGGTCGCCGAGGTGCGGCGGGCCGGGCACGCGGTGTGGCTCGGCCCCGAGGAACTGGCCGCGGGCGGTGACGCGCGGCGGCTGCCGTCGGGGGAGTTCCATCTGGCGGTGCTGCCCGTGCGCGGCGACCGGGGCGGCGGCTGCCTGCTCGCGGTCGGTGAACGCCCGGACGGCTTCGGCACCGAGGACCGCGCGTGCCTTGCGCTGATCGCCGAGGCGGTCGCCATCCCGGTACCGGCCGAGTCGGTGGCGGGCGAGGACGTGGCCGCGGGCGCGTTCGACCTGGCCATGGACACCGGGCGGGTCGAGGTCGGCGGCGACGTCCTGGAGCTGTTCGGGCTCGGCCCGGGCGACTTCGACGGCAAGGTCGAGACCCTGCTCGGGCTGACCGTGCCGGAGGACCTGCCCTCGCTGATGTCCGTCGTCGAGGCCGACCACATGGCCATCGGCGACCGTGAGCTGGAGTTCCGGGTCCTGCAGCCCTCGGGGACGCCGAAGTGGCTGCGGCTGCGCGGCCGGCTCCTGCCCGGCGGCGACGGCCGCCCGGCCCGTCTCGTCGGCACCGTCGGCGCCGCCTCCCAGCTGCGCTCCGGCGTCAACGACGTGGCCCGCGTCCAGCGCCTCGCCGCCGCCCTCGCCATGGCAGGCACGGTCCGCGACGTCAGCCAGGCCGTGGTCGCCGCCCTGCGCAAACCGCTGCGTGCCGACCGGATCGCGCTCGCCGAACTGGAGGGCGACCGGCTCGTCGTCACCGTCCTCGACCCGCCCGAACCGGAGGCCTGGCCCGAGCTGTGGCGCCTGGAGTGGCGCAGCGAATGGCCCGACGCACCCGTGCGCACGATGCCCACCCTCGCCGCCGCCCTGCGCGAGGGCCGCGCCGCGATCTGGCCCGCGGGCACCGACCTGGAACCCGCCCTCGCCGAGGTCGGACCCGGCGGCCTCGCCGTCCTGCCGCTGTCCGCGGGCGGCCGGGTCTCCGGTGCCTGCCTCATCGGCTGGGACGACCCGCACGTCTTCGGCCCCGACGAACGCGCGCTGCTCACCGCCTCCGCCGGGCTCGCCGGACAGGCCCTGATGCGCGCCCACGCCTTCGACGCCGAGCACGAACTCGTCGGCATGCTCCAGCGCCAGCTGCTGCCGCGCCGCCTGCCCACCCTGCCCGGCGCGGTCGCCGTCGCCCGCTATCTGCCGACCACCGCCGGTCTCGAGGTCGGCGGCGACTGGTACGACGTGATCCCGCTCCCCGACAACCACGTCGCCCTCGTCATCGGCGACGTCCAGGGCCACAACGCGGGCGCCGCCACCCTCATGGGCCAGATGCGCACCGCGCTGCGCGCCTACGCGGTCGAGGGACACCCGCCCGACGTGGTCGTCTCGCACGCCAACCGCCTGCTCATCGACCTGGAGACCGACCTCTTCGCCACCTGCTGCTACGTCGACGTGAATCTGGAGGAAGGTTCCGCCTGGTACGTGCGGGCCGGCCATCTCCCGCCCGTCCTGCGGCACCCGGACGGCAGCACCGAGATCCCCTACGCGGACGGCGGACCGCCGCTCGGCGTGGTCACGCAGGCCGACTTCCCCATGAGCCCGCTGCGGCTGCAGCCCGGCACCGTCGTCGCCCTCACCACCGACGGCCTAGTCGAGTCCAAGGAGGCCGACATCGACGAGGGCCTCGACCGCCTCGCCCACGGCCTCGCCGTCTCCGACCCCGCCCACCTCGGCCTCGTCGCCGACGCGCTGCTCGGCAACGCCCGCCGCGAGGACGACGTAGCCCTCCTCCTCATGCGCTACGACGGCCTCGCCACCCGCCCCCGCCGGGAGAACTGGACGGTCTGGCGCGTCCCCGAGGCGGCCCGGCACGCCCGCCGCTTCACCAGGCGGACCCTGCGCACCTGGGGCGTCACCGAGGAGACCGACACCATCCTGCTCGTCGTCTCCGAGCTGGTCACCAACGCCCTGGTGCACACCGACGGGCCCGTCCGCCTCGACCTCACCCTGGTCAACCGGCGGTTCCGGGTCGCCGTGGCGGACTCTTCTCCGCGCACCCCGGTCAAACCCACCAGCATCGGCTGGGAGGCCACCGGCGGGCGCGGCATCCTCCTCGTCGAGGCCATGTCGGCGGCCTGGGGCACGGTGCCGGTGAGCGGCGGCAAGCAGGTGTGGGCCGAGATCGCGCTCGACGGATAG
- a CDS encoding class I SAM-dependent methyltransferase: MKRHEFLRGLHKSTANRNYLEIGVNDGRSLTLSRVPSVAIDPAFKVVTEIRCDVHLAKATSDDFFARDNPLVHLRGGRHPLRQLARNRSPLGWWRTTTLDLSFIDGMHLFEYALRDFINVEKHSDWASVIVFDDMLPRSIDEAARDRHTDAWTGDVYKLVEILNRYRPDLVTVLVDTQPTGQLVVFGADPASTVLKDKYDEIVAEFEVPDPQKVPEAILERTTAVKPEALLGAGFWGPLAAARNRGTKRSRGWEPLRRSVEQLSVSR, encoded by the coding sequence GTGAAACGTCATGAGTTCCTGCGGGGGCTCCACAAGTCAACCGCGAACCGCAACTACCTGGAGATCGGCGTCAACGACGGCCGCAGCCTGACGCTCTCCCGGGTGCCCAGCGTTGCGATCGATCCCGCGTTCAAGGTGGTCACGGAGATCCGCTGTGACGTCCACCTGGCCAAGGCGACCAGTGACGACTTCTTCGCCCGGGACAACCCGCTGGTGCACCTGCGGGGCGGCCGTCACCCGCTGCGTCAACTGGCCCGCAACCGCAGCCCGTTGGGCTGGTGGCGGACCACCACGCTGGACCTGTCGTTCATCGACGGCATGCACCTGTTCGAGTACGCGCTGCGCGACTTCATCAACGTGGAGAAGCACTCGGACTGGGCCAGCGTCATCGTCTTCGACGACATGCTGCCGCGCAGCATCGACGAGGCCGCCCGGGACCGGCACACCGACGCCTGGACCGGTGACGTCTACAAGCTGGTCGAGATTCTCAACCGCTACCGTCCCGACCTCGTGACGGTCCTGGTCGACACGCAGCCCACCGGCCAGCTCGTGGTCTTCGGCGCGGACCCCGCCAGCACCGTCCTCAAGGACAAGTACGACGAGATCGTCGCCGAGTTCGAGGTCCCGGACCCGCAGAAGGTGCCCGAGGCGATCCTGGAGCGCACCACCGCGGTGAAGCCCGAGGCGCTGCTCGGCGCCGGTTTCTGGGGTCCCCTCGCGGCGGCCCGCAACCGCGGGACCAAGCGGTCCCGCGGCTGGGAGCCCCTGCGCCGCTCGGTGGAGCAGCTCAGCGTCAGTCGCTGA
- the rfbB gene encoding dTDP-glucose 4,6-dehydratase has protein sequence MNLLVTGAAGFIGSTYVRTLLASDAPDAPRITVLDKLTYAGTLDNLDIGHPRLEFVQGDICDAELVDKLMAGADQVVHFAAESHVDRSINGAADFVRTNVVGTQVLLDAALRYRTPFVHISTDEVYGSIETGSWPETHPLAPNSPYSASKASSDLLALAYHRTHGLDVRVTRCSNNYGPHQFPEKVIPLFVSNLLDGKKVPLYGEGLNVRDWLHVEDHCQGIELVRTKGRAGEVYNIGGGTELSNKELTGLLLEACGADWDSVERVEDRKGHDLRYSVDWSKIHDELGYEPKHDFASGLADTVAWYRDNRAWWEPLKARVERG, from the coding sequence ATGAATCTCCTCGTCACCGGCGCCGCCGGCTTCATCGGTTCCACGTACGTCCGCACGCTCCTCGCCTCGGACGCGCCCGACGCGCCCCGCATCACGGTGCTGGACAAGCTCACGTACGCCGGCACGCTCGACAACCTGGACATAGGCCACCCGCGCCTGGAGTTCGTCCAGGGCGACATCTGCGACGCCGAACTGGTCGACAAGCTGATGGCCGGAGCGGACCAGGTGGTCCACTTCGCCGCCGAGTCCCACGTGGACCGCTCGATCAACGGCGCCGCCGACTTCGTCCGCACCAACGTGGTGGGCACCCAGGTCCTGCTGGACGCTGCCCTGCGCTACCGCACCCCGTTCGTGCACATCTCCACCGACGAGGTCTACGGCTCCATCGAGACCGGCTCCTGGCCCGAGACCCACCCGCTGGCGCCCAACTCGCCGTACTCCGCGTCGAAGGCGTCCTCGGACCTGCTGGCCCTGGCCTACCACCGCACCCACGGCCTGGACGTGCGCGTCACCCGCTGCTCGAACAACTACGGGCCGCACCAGTTCCCCGAGAAGGTCATCCCGCTGTTCGTCAGCAACCTCCTCGACGGCAAGAAGGTCCCGCTCTACGGCGAGGGCCTCAACGTCCGCGACTGGCTGCACGTCGAGGACCACTGCCAGGGCATCGAGCTGGTGCGCACCAAGGGCCGCGCCGGCGAGGTCTACAACATCGGCGGCGGCACCGAGCTCAGCAACAAGGAGCTCACCGGCCTGCTGCTCGAAGCCTGCGGCGCCGACTGGGACTCGGTCGAGCGCGTCGAGGACCGCAAGGGCCACGACCTGCGCTACTCCGTCGACTGGTCCAAGATCCACGACGAGCTCGGCTATGAGCCGAAGCACGACTTCGCCTCCGGCCTCGCCGACACCGTCGCCTGGTACCGCGACAACCGCGCCTGGTGGGAGCCCCTCAAGGCACGGGTGGAGCGCGGCTGA
- a CDS encoding SapB/AmfS family lanthipeptide, with protein sequence MALLDLQTMESDEHNDGGGASTVSLLSCVSAASVLLCL encoded by the coding sequence ATGGCACTTCTCGACCTGCAGACGATGGAATCCGACGAGCACAACGACGGCGGCGGCGCGAGCACCGTCAGCCTGCTCTCCTGCGTCAGCGCGGCGAGCGTTCTGCTCTGTCTCTGA